In Glycine max cultivar Williams 82 chromosome 7, Glycine_max_v4.0, whole genome shotgun sequence, a single window of DNA contains:
- the LOC100796620 gene encoding uncharacterized protein has protein sequence MLHRSFKPAKCKTALKLAVSRIKLLKNKREAQIKQLKRELAQLLESGQDRTARIRVEHVVREEKTMAAYDLVEIYCELIAARLPMIESQKNCPIDLKEAVSSVIFASPRCSDIPELVDVKKQITSKYGKEFVSAAIELRPDCGVNRMLVEKLSAKAPDGPTKIKILAAIAEEHNIKWEPKSFGENDVKSSQDFLVGPSTSEKAAYAEPSQIHVPPAHDEKGPSNLHASSQVKPVHHASTNSYEQSASGAARKDQSTTSGVSNLEVRSSGTGSQETKFQDSYSGNNSSFPMNRQNWNMGFKDAASAAQAAAESAERASMAARAAAELSNRENMTRQYSSGSHSSSGSRLRDERPQEYTFHDDKNVSTSPVDTSFHRSSSGMHNEQITAAEQDNLVGPPYEYYRNSHENVVRHAQSASLMSDSAFRDDKPFIDGNQMADIYQHNNSFGQKSSDLHEMGIKTQAGRSEEDFVTDLYDDSDLNAENSYHFGDARTNRQSSKVSSSHFITPTDDHNDNLDLDDWNTRNKAVGDPFVTDEVNTQRNIMETNSYNDTTVVFDDSESEDDDHKFGVDKKYNGEGSSLFVSSPSNKSQVDPFENTKSCSDGQNIDEKVTSSSTPSHFSVISERLTSAVSSEKEDLPPVTFDDSDDPGSDSDMSFVNKSKVSGLSGYGASGSSSRNDKNVGSDRKSWLSPLSVDSDTVEEHFERRVDTTTVSEKNLGYDDLPASQSPTKERSSILGLDIEANNDIETLKEYRIECGKELSYGTLKGGFRNKGFKRPPYINNTLDDSSSSLGDASVQNERSLPIVRTSIGSDAPVQDKYTREVSRGNRTMGLGAHNIPSDSDSYRVVANSQETLARTNEPHIQKEQSEVKKKSSSRASFTYFNSDNSDSEEELTKQNSPSLARPVSGISRRTSASSKAATGLSSRDAPLSKASVTPATTLGWKSSRTSYESNNQNASTIMKSSENRTGPKSGSAKNKASEPISEPNRSLDGEISKSSARVQPSSSLKTVIQDNEEGQEDDADTSSKQKVGHVHPKLPDYDSFAAHFLSLKKGRQ, from the exons ATGTTGCATAGAAGCTTCAAGCCTGCAAAGTG CAAAACGGCATTGAAGCTCGCCGTTTCACGCATAAAGCTTTTGAAGAACAAGAGAGAAGCCCAAATAAAGCAACTCAAGAGAGAGTTGGCACAATTGCTTGAGTCTGGTCAGGACCGAACTGCTAGAATCCGG GTTGAACATGTTGTCAGGGAAGAGAAGACGATGGCAGCTTATGATCTTGTTGAGATATACTGTGAACTTATCGCCGCACGCTTGCCCATGATCGAATCACAAAA AAACTGCCCCATTGACTTGAAGGAAGCAGTTTCAAGTGTAATATTTGCATCTCCAAGATGTTCAGACATACCAGAGCTCGTGGATGTGAAGAAGCAAATCACATCTAAGTATGGAAAAGAATTTGTCTCAGCAGCTATTGAATTACGCCCTGACTGCGGTGTAAATCGTATG TTGGTTGAGAAATTGTCTGCCAAAGCACCTGATGGTCCAACCAAGATAAAAATACTGGCTGCAATTGCCGAGGAGCATAATATCAAATGGGAACCCAAGTCATTTGGAGAAAATGATGTAAAGTCTTCTCAAGACTTTTTG GTTGGGCCAAGTACTTCTGAGAAGGCTGCTTATGCTGAACCTTCTCAAATTCATGTTCCACCTGCTCATGATGAAAAGGGTCCTTCCAATTTACATGCTTCCTCGCAAGTTAAACCAGTGCATCATGCATCTACAAATTCATATGAGCAGTCTGCAAGTGGTGCTGCTAGAAAGGATCAATCAACAACATCAGGCGTGTCCAATTTAGAAGTCAGATCTTCAG GAACTGGAAGTCAAGAAACAAAATTTCAAGATTCATACTCTGGAAACAATAGTTCTTTTCCTATGAATAGGCAGAATTGGAACATGGGATTCAAGGATGCTGCCTCTGCTGCGCAGGCAGCTGCAGAATCTGCAGAACGTGCTAGCATGGCTGCAAGGGCAGCTGCAGAACTTTCAAACCGTGAAAACATGACAAGGCAGTATTCCAGCGGATCACATAGTTCTTCTGGAAGCAGGTTGAGAGATGAAAGACCCCAAGAATACACTTTTCATGATGACAAAAATGTTTCTACAAGTCCTGTTGATACTAGCTTCCATAGAAGCAGTTCTGGGATGCACAATGAACAAATTACTGCTGCAGAACAAGATAATCTGGTAGGACCGCCCTATGAATATTACAGGAATAGTCATGAGAATGTGGTGAGACATGCCCAGTCAGCTTCATTGATGTCTGATAGTGCTTTTCGTGATGATAAACCATTTATCGATGGTAATCAAATGGCTGATATATATCAGCATAATAACTCATTTGGGCAAAAGAGTAGTGACTTACATGAAATGGGTATAAAAACGCAAGCAGGCAGAAGTGAAGAAGATTTTGTGACTGACCTATATGATGACAGTGATTTGAATGCTGAAAACAGTTATCACTTTGGAGATGCAAGGACAAATAGACAATCTAGTAAAGTTTCCTCTTCTCATTTCATTACTCCAACTGATGATCACAATGATAATTTGGACTTGGATGACTGGAATACGAGGAACAAAGCTGTGGGAGACCCTTTTGTTACTGATGAAGTAAACACTCAGAGAAACATTATGGAAACAAATTCTTATAATGATACTACTGTTGTATTTGATGATTCTGAATCAGAGGATGATGATCATAAATTTGGCGTTGATAAAAAGTACAACGGTGAGGGATCTAGTTTGTTCGTCTCATCCCCTTCTAACAAATCACAAGTTGATCcatttgaaaatacaaaatcttgCAGCGATGGACAAAACATTGATGAGAAAGTGACAAGTTCTAGTACACCGTCACATTTTTCTGTGATTTCTGAAAGATTGACGTCTGCAGTTTCTTCTGAAAAAGAAGACTTGCCACCTGTCACTTTTGATGATTCAGATGACCCAGGTTCAGATAGTGACATGAGTTTTGTCAACAAGTCTAAGGTTTCTGGGCTCTCGGGTTATGGGGCTTCAGGGTCCTCATCaagaaatgataaaaatgtGGGCTCTGACAGAAAGTCTTGGTTGTCACCTTTGTCAGTTGATTCAGATACTGTGGAAGAGCATTTTGAGAGAAGGGTAGACACCACTACTGTGTCAGAAAAGAATTTGGGTTATGATGACTTGCCAGCCAGTCAGTCACCTACAAAGGAAAGAAGCTCTATATTGGGTTTGGATATCGAGGCAAACAATGATATTGAAACTCTGAAGGAATATCGTATAGAGTGTGGCAAGGAATTAAGCTATGGTACCTTGAAGGGTGGTTTTCGCAATAAAGGCTTCAAGCGACCACCTTATATTAATAATACCTTGGATGATTCATCATCTTCATTGGGGGATGCTTCTGTCCAGAATGAAAGATCTTTGCCTATAGTGAGGACTTCAATTGGTTCTGATGCTCCTGTTCAGGACAAGTACACGAGGGAAGTGAGCAGAGGAAACAGGACTATGGGCCTGGGAGCGCACAACATACCTTCTGATTCTGATAGTTATCGTGTGGTTGCAAATTCACAAGAGACTCTTGCTAGAACTAATGAACCTCACATTCAGAAAGAGCAAAgtgaagtaaaaaagaaatcaagcTCAAGGGCCTCTTTTACTTACTTTAATTCTGATAATAGTGATTCTGAAGAAGAACTTACTAAACAAAATTCACCTAGTCTTGCCCGTCCTGTTAGTGGAATATCTCGAAGGACATCAGCTTCTTCTAAAGCTGCTACAGGTTTAAGCTCAAGAGATGCTCCTTTATCCAAGGCTTCTGTGACTCCTGCTACAACACTCGGATGGAAATCTTCAAGGACTTCTTATGAGAGTAATAATCAAAATGCTTCAACCATAATGAAGAGCTCTGAAAATAGGACAGGACCTAAGTCTGGATCAGCCAAAAACAAAGCATCAGAGCCAATTTCAGAACCTAATAGATCCTTGGATGGGGAAATTTCGAAATCATCTGCAAGGGTGCAACCTTCCAGTTCTCTTAAAACAGTGATACAAGATAATGAAGAGGGCCAAGAGGATGATGCAGATACTTCCTCTAAGCAGAAGGTTGGGCACGTTCATCCAAAGTTACCCGACTATGATTCTTTTGCTGCCCACTTCCTGTCTCTTAAGAAGGGTCGTCAATAA